Part of the Molothrus aeneus isolate 106 chromosome 8, BPBGC_Maene_1.0, whole genome shotgun sequence genome is shown below.
TCCATCAGATGACAGTAGCTATTGAGTGCTCTTATGGTGGCCCAGAGACACAAAGATGAAAGCCTGATGCCTGTCAACACCTCCCTTGCCATTCCTGTGTGTCTTCAGTTTTCACTTCAGCCCACCTCACAAAAGCAACTGCCACAGAATATGATGTTGCAATGTTAATAACCttttatttttgagaaagaaaatcccAAGTTTTGTAATTTTGAACTGCCAGACAAATTTGGGATACATTGAACTTtgtcaaatattttcctgcacCAGCCTTAGCTGGTAACCCACCTTCTTCTTTAGAAgcattttctgcagcatttcctgGAGGATTTTTAGTATGTAAGATGAACAATATGTGAATGCTCGCTCAAGGAAATGTATTTACATGGAGGAAAAAAGCTCTGATGAACAGCCAAAAGGAAAAGCCTGTAGAGATACCTGGAATAATTTCTTAGAGCGGCTTACGTTgtttcccagctgctctgcctttaAACAGCCTCTTACCCCAACTCAGGAGCTCCACCAATTGTAAAAGCAAGAACTAACCAGTGCCAGATTCAAGTCTCAAAATACAAACCCTCTGAGATACAGAGAGTGAAGGGCTGGGGGGCAAGTTCATAAGAAAACTTCTAAGCATTACTGTAGCATAAATAATATGGCATCTTTCACCTCAAATAGCCTAACACTTCATAAAGTGATATGAGCTCCACTAGTTGCTGAAACACAGCTATTTCTGAAGTGGAACCtgatctctttctcttttttctttcttttttttttttttttatttcaagctAGCAGACAGCAATGTTTTAAGGTGGAGAGTGAAGGATAGAGTATACAACCAATCATAAATATAAATCTAGGAAGGCTTTGCAAAATGGAAAGATCAAGCAAAATCTACTTTTATTAATAACATGCGTCCTGGTGTCCCATAAACTTGTGTCCTAAATTTATAAATGCAGTTCATCTAGAAGAGATGCAGGCAGGATTTTGTCCTCTTTCGTTCAGCAATATTCTCTTACTGGCCTGTGGTGGCAgatgctttgtttcttttcctctcttcgTTCAGTTTAATGTCCAAGTCCCGGAGCTGGCTGAGGAACCCCGTATTCGGGCAGATGTTTCTGTGAGTGCTCACTGTCTTCAGAGCATCCACGAGTGTCATGTTTTCATGGATCATTAGAAAGGCAAGCACTAAAGTTGCTGAGCGGCTCACTCCCATGGCACAATGAACGAACACCTTACCTGCACAAACAAAAAGGCACAGCAAGGTGAGTGTGCTTTATCATTTCTAAAGTGGATAAGacaaagggaggagaaaaaaaaatagtagaaaCAAGTTGAGAAAGCAATGGTGACAATTAGGTGATCTTCATGCTGTCAAGAAGATCACCTCTCAGACAAGGTGGTATTTCATACTAACCTCCTGCATCTAATTCAGGCCTAAGAGTGAAATAGTTGAAATTTTCTGTGGAAGGAGAAGCTTTCTGTGACTGAACTTGTTAGTATAgtttgctgtgaaaaaaaaaaaaagttttggcaGAAAAATTTGGCCCATCCCTGACTGTGATCACTGGCAAGTCCCACAAACTCTGTGGGATAGTCTGCCTGTAAAAATGGAGTTGAAATTTACTGTATCTCAGCAGCCCAGTGTGAGCTATAACTGAGGATTTAATAAACCACTCTAGTGAAagcagcagatcctgcagcCAGAGTCAGAGCAAACTCTGGAACAAATGGAAATTATGATAACTAGGCCCTAATCCAAACTCTGCTGACAAAAATTCAGCAGGCTGCAGGTCAGGCTCGTAGTTTTTGACTTAGTTCATTaacttctgctgcttctctagCTTAATAGACAGGCTGAATAAAGCTGCAATTCTGTGAAGTACTTGAGCGTGTGAAGCATTCGAGCCAGCACCGAAGTGCCGCTGCTcccccagggagcaggagcagcatgcAGGGCAGGATACCCAGCTGGAGCCCCTGGCAGTGTGCAAGGGGTGGGAGGGATGTGTGGGAGCACACAGATCCTGCTGATCCCTACAGCATGAGCCCATGGGGCAGCATCTGCAGTGCCATAacctctgcccttccctctaCACTCCAGTCTCAGAGCTTGCCCTTCTTTccaccaggctgggctgggggcaggcagtCTTCTGCAACTCCTGGGGACCTGGCACAGCcaccttccctgcagcacaTGGCATAGGcgcccttcaccatcctctgCTCAGTGGCTCTGTCTCTGCTCCCTTGAACCATATGCTGATTCTGAGCTCTGTTGATGCCTGTTACTGCAATGAAAAGTCATTTGGCTTGTGTTGAAATTTCCCCTCAAAGCTTATCTTTGCTTCTCTCTTACCTCCTGAAGAGTTTAAGGCCTTGCGTATGAAATTGGCAGCATCATAGAAGAAGATACTTAAATCGAAGGCAGGATCATCAAATGCTTCTACTCCATAGTACTCTATTTGCAGATCTGCATAATATTTGGCTCCCGTGTTGATGCTATATGGTCCATCTGCTGCATTAAGGATATGAGTAATTTTGAGGCTTTGAAGTGTAGTTTTGCTCCTAGCAGCCCACCTGTTGAAAGACATGAAGGGCACATTGGCAACGCTCCTAACATTCTGCAAAAATAGCATGGTTTAAAGCTAGTGCCTGCTCCCACTATGGAAGGATGCAGGAACTGCATCCTGCTTTCAGAGGAGCAAATTTCAAGAAGCACATAGTGCTTTGCACATGAAAAATGTGATATGGAGGTGTGGAGAACAGCAGGAGCACAGACTTGCCAGTGGGTTACTGTCAGTTAAGCAAATGCCTGCCAGCAGATAATCCCTGGGAACATGGCTTACTGTATGAAGCGGTCAAgattttccttaaatatttatttaggaAATTTTAGATCTAATCTCTCATTGGTAGTGTACCTTGTCTCAAGAGTGAGAGTTTGCACAGATGTAGCAACACCTTGTTCCTGGTTTGGACATGAAGTGGATGCATTGTGTTCACCAGCTAGGTGAACCCCACTTCCCACCATAAACTAGGACTATAGGCATTCAACAGGATTCTGAACCTTAACTGATATATtcatgaggaggaggagctgggaaaaaTGAGCTAATGATCTAGGTAATCTGCAGTAATCCAAGTGGAAGGAAATAGCAATAAATATTATTGGTCACAAGAATAAGGTATTTGCATGAAAATTCATGTTtgatattttcagttttatcaTCTTTGAAAGGAAGCTTGGATTTGGAATGTCAAGATCAATATTGCACAATTCATTTGGGTATTCCTCCTTCTGGGTTTTAATCTTGCTACCCCTATTTGAGTCTTAGGTCTACTGGCCTCTTGTCTGCTGCCTTAGAGGCACAATTTCCAGGCCACATAAGGCATCTCAGAATTGACATCAATTTGGCATAGGTTCTTTGAAGACTTTAATCTagaatacaaataatttttaccCTGCTAAATCCATGGtgtttcaaaaatataaaaaaccaaatcagACATGCTAGGAGTAAGTCACCATTTTGCATGTTATATGTTTCTTGACATCCAAGCTCTTTACATCATCAGTTTTGGAAGCCTGTATCACAAAAACATTCCTGAAGACCCAAAAGCTGCTCCTCAGTAGTACCAcaccctttcctcctcctcctcccagggaCTGATAACAGGTTAACAATAGGACCATAAGTTCTTACGCATCTCCCACGTAGATATTTGGCCAGACTTGGTCCACATGATTATCAGAGCCTCCTCTgagccacaggagctgctggagatcTGTTAGTGACGGTGTTTCGTAGGTAGTGCTGCTAGTCAGAGATGAAGAGTCTCTGGTGTGAAGCATCTTGCTGTTCCTTTGCATGCACTCAGGCTGTATCAGAGACAGCTTTTCTGAAATGAATTGAAAGGAAATTTTCATACAGAAATACTATTCCCTAGAAAGTAGACCTGTTCATTACCCTCCAAATAGGATTACATTATTAGAACTAGTGTGtgcagcagggcctgcaggTGTTGCTAAAAGCATCCAGAGAGCAGGACTGACTCAGGGGTAGGACTCTACAGACATGTAATTTTTCCCCTGAGAGAGCAGCATAAGATAATGTGATTTAATTTCTTGTCAAGTAACACCATTAGTAAAGAACAGCTGCACCACCCGAATGCAGACTGGATGAACCTTGTAGGCACAGGtaacatttctctttttgttaAAGTGCTACCAGAGTATTTCTGTACACTTGATTCTGATTACTTAAAACTGGAAGTTATTGAATGCATCAATTAATTGACTTACAAAGTTTCTAGGGCCACAGTGAAAATCTTAGGATGTGTATGTGAGCGCCATCTGTATGGTGCATGTGTACACACATAGAAACAGTGTGTACatacaattttatttcatttatagTGATGTATTTAAACACACCTACACAGATACATACATGTATACAtaggaaaggattttcacatGCAtctataaacatatatatattgtatatgtCTGTATGTATAGAAAGAGAAATTGAGAGGATTTGAACtagttttttctctctcagttaAATATCCCTGGACACTCAGCTATACTGGTATTCTTGCGCCTGTCTATCTCAATCTCTCCTCTGGGAGCTGTTCCACTTTGTATAAATAATGTGATAGCTACTTCCCTCCAGAGAGGGGCCATTTTTCTTGTCTGAGGGGCAGGGCACTTACCCAGGATGTGagaaaaaatagtatttttgaAATTATAGAGCTAAAGGTTCTGGCATTGTTGTCCTGTTGAGAATCCATCTAGGGCTCCCTCACAGGTCTCTGAGATACCAGACCTCTGAACCCTCACAAATCATGCTGTGGAATATGGGCAACCCTTTTGCAATGCTGTTTGCTGGTTTAGACCCAGCAAGCCCGGGTCAGATGGTTCAGCTGGAAGCAAAGCTCAGTCAAGAGCAAGATATCCAAGCAGTCCCTCTTCCGAGACTTTAGAAACATTTCTCCTGCCTGGATCTCATTATCCTGAATTACTGTTCTTGCCCCCTGAAACTATTCATGAGCTTTATTTTGTTGCTTGTTCTTACTCAAGTCATAATCAATGTGGAAGGCACACTAGAACTCTTCCCAAAGTAGGGTAAATGGTGTTTATTCTGATATGGCATCAGCTTTCACTCTAATGCCTGAATGCCTAAATCTAaagtttgggtttattttctcAGCAATTTTAGAAAACAAGCATAGATGGACCTTCAGAAGTCATCTGGtcttccccacagcagcagcagccatacGGATGTTGCTCCTAAAACAACAACTTTGTCCATGTACATTACTTTTAACAGTGTAAGCTGATTTGGGGAATaagcagaaaaaagggagaatatATTTTTGCTTACAGAAAAAGAAGTGGAGTTGATGTGAGGCATATTCTGAACATACACATATATTTCTGAGTCCTCAGTCTAAATTTGCTTCCTttgccccttcctccctcctctccccacaaATGTTAAGTGCAGTTATAGCTTTTTGTATGTTCCAATAAGAAAGAGGTCTCCCTAGGGTAACTACTTAATAAGCAAGATATGAAAAGCACAATAACGATGATGGGAGACATAGAAAAAAGAAGACTGGTTTTACTTTTAATGATGGAGGAAAAGAACTGCAGGGAGGTAGAGAGAAATATAGAGATAAAAGCCTATGAATTTTTCAGGGCAGATAATATAAGATCAAGAGCTTTGGTAAAGGAGTATGTTGTGCAATCCTAGCCCAGATTAGCATGAAGAATAGCACAGAAACAGATAGTGTGCGTTGCCCTACAAGTTTTACTGCCTTGTGGAAGTCATGCACTGTGCTCAAGAGCTACTGCCAGCATCTTCATGATGACCTGTTTGTACTTCCACCGACACAGAACATTAAGCTGAAGCAGTTAAAGAAAATCAAGAATAAGATAATACAGCTTCTACATCAGGAGATTAATAGGACCATGGGCTCATTTTTGAGGAGTGTGGCTGACTCTGAGTTGCTGCAAATGCTTAAGGGCTGAAGTTGTGGAGCAGACGGATACCAAACTTTCATTTCTCCTAGACCCTGCTGCTTTAAACTTCTCTTGTAGCCTCTCAGTTAGTTACAGTAATGGAGATGATGAACAAAGAGAATTAGATTGTGTGGCCACTTGTCTAAGACCTGACTTTGAGGAGGTTCTCCCAAAATTGAGTCATTTTGGTGCCAGTGACACTTCACAGATGACTCTGGCCTTTGCAGCCAGGGAAATGCTTTGCAACAGAACTCCATTTCATAGAGCAATCCTCTTTCCAAAAGGTGTACCAACATTGTTTTATTCACATGCTTGATGTCAGACAAGTGAGCTCCTTGTGTCAACACAAGCATGGCTCCTCCCaagagcacagctcctgcctgcgctGCATTGCCTGAAATTGgagtgctctgcagagccttcagGGTAAGCCGGGAAATAGCTATAGCAGATGATTGGACTAATGAGGAAAGCAATatgaattttttaattaaaggccAGGGACTTTGGTGAAGGTTTTCCCCCACCTTCTACTTTAAGATACTGCAGAGGTAGCAAAAGTGCTGCCACTGATTACATTTCTCTAAGCTTCTCCTTCTGGGTGGCTCCCAGAAGCTGCTCTAGTTGGAAACAGTGTGAGTAGGAGGGCAGGAATCCCTGTACCAGAGGGAAAACTTCTGTCTTACAAGGCCACTAACATTTTCTGCAGAGATCTAAACCATGCAAGTTGGATAGgattacttttcttttaaaccgTAGCCATCTCAGTAGcttgccttccttccttccttccttccttccttccttcctttcctttcctttcctttcctttcctttcctttcctttcctttcctttcctttcctttcctttcctttcctttcctttcctttcctttcctttcctttcctttcctttcctttcctttcctttcctttcctttcctttcctttcctttcctttcctttcctttcctttcctttcctttcctttcctttcctttcctttcctttcctttcctttcctttcctctctttctctctttttttctcttttttgttttctttctctctcactttctctccttctctctttctttccttctttctctttccttccttctttcatcTTTCTTATCTTTCTTATCTCTCTTTCTTATCATTCTATCTTTCTTATCATTCTatctttctttcctattttttttctgcttaaaagtaaaacaacagaaacaaagcaatTCAACCTACGGGAGACTTTTGAGGCTGGACAGAGATTTTAATGGCAATCCACAGAACACAAGGTAGCACACAAGCTTGAAAACTGTCTTGTCATTTTGCATCATTTCCcacccacctggagcactggggTACAGCCCAAATGGCCAGGGCCAGCTTTGACCCCTGTCTGACCTGTGGAGCCTGGGTTCCCCAGTGGTCCAGAAGTTGCCCTGGAGGCCCAGGCTGGAGGTGGCCGTGGGTGATAttgcctggctgcagggagcaccaggaaaggctgtggatgacTCCATGCTGTCTGCATGCagctgggggcagctcctgagggactCAGTCATGCCAGGACCTTGTCTATAACAACCTAGTGGAGCTTTGTATCTTCCCACTATTGTCTAGCCACTAGAATACTACAGTCTGCAAagctttttggtttggtttttggtttattggtttggtttatttttttttccttcctttctctatAGTGGAAATGATTGCCCTTTTCCATTGAacatctctggaaaaaaaaaaagaaaagaaaagagaaaacccaCATAAACCCCCTAGTGACTTGAATTGGCTAAAGCACTTAATATTGCATTTGAAGATTCTAGTGGAAAAAAACTCAGCAAAGTTTTGGGGGTAAAAATGCAAACACTCAAATATTGtagatattaaatatttaattttgctatttcaaaaaaaaatttaccatttccatttttctattCAGTTACTTTGTTTTGCAATTTGTTCTCCTGCATTgcataaagtattttaaaacattaaacaaGATGAAATGGCTTGCTCCTGGttgagaaaaatatgttttatttcacTAACAATGAACACAGACTGAATAGCCACCTATTTGCCTAGCCCAAATTTTCACTTCTGTAACTCCCTGCCATTTTGCCATGGTTGTTCCCTTGTCTCCTCAAGATGGAACTGAGCTGTAGAGAGATTAAATGAATGTCTGGAGTCCAAGAAGGAGTCATAGGACATTAGTTGGACCCAAATcatctttcctccttcccttttgCTAGCACCTtcctggctggcaca
Proteins encoded:
- the LOC136559294 gene encoding dual specificity protein phosphatase 13B-like produces the protein MQRNSKMLHTRDSSSLTSSTTYETPSLTDLQQLLWLRGGSDNHVDQVWPNIYVGDAWAARSKTTLQSLKITHILNAADGPYSINTGAKYYADLQIEYYGVEAFDDPAFDLSIFFYDAANFIRKALNSSGGKVFVHCAMGVSRSATLVLAFLMIHENMTLVDALKTVSTHRNICPNTGFLSQLRDLDIKLNEERKRNKASATTGQ